A region from the Gemmatimonadota bacterium genome encodes:
- a CDS encoding acyl-CoA/acyl-ACP dehydrogenase: MNPRAADHHTLREGVRAACAPFDGAYWQRVERERGYPVEFVDALTRAGWLAALIPEAYGGSGLSLTEASVILEEVNRSGANSGACHAQMYTMGSVLRHGSDAQKAKYLPAIARGELRLQSFGVTEPTSGTDTTRLRTTAVRRGDRYVVNGQKVWISRVQHSDLMLLLARTTPIEQVAKRSQGLSVFLVDVRGATERGLRIRPIENMVNHETNELFFEDVEVPAENLVGREGDGFRIILDGMNAERILIAAECIGDGYWFLDRARQYASERVVFERPIGQNQGIQFPIARAYANVRAADLMRYEAAALFDAGRPCGAEANMAKLLAADASWEAANTCLQTHGGFGFAAEYDVERKFRETRLYQVAPVSTNLILSYLGEHVLGMPRSF; this comes from the coding sequence ATCAATCCGAGAGCCGCCGATCACCACACCCTTCGCGAAGGGGTGCGTGCCGCCTGTGCGCCGTTCGACGGGGCGTACTGGCAGCGTGTGGAGCGCGAGCGCGGGTATCCGGTGGAGTTTGTCGACGCGTTGACGCGGGCGGGCTGGTTGGCGGCGCTCATCCCGGAGGCGTACGGGGGAAGCGGGTTGTCGCTCACGGAGGCCTCGGTGATCCTCGAGGAAGTGAATCGCTCGGGGGCGAACAGCGGGGCGTGCCACGCGCAGATGTACACGATGGGATCTGTCCTGCGGCATGGGTCCGATGCACAAAAGGCGAAATACCTGCCGGCCATCGCGCGTGGGGAACTGCGGCTCCAGTCGTTTGGGGTCACAGAGCCGACCAGTGGGACGGACACGACGCGGTTGCGCACCACCGCGGTGCGGCGCGGCGACCGGTACGTGGTGAATGGCCAAAAGGTGTGGATCTCGCGCGTGCAGCACAGCGACCTCATGCTGCTGCTGGCCCGCACGACACCCATCGAGCAGGTCGCCAAGCGCTCACAGGGGTTGTCTGTGTTTCTCGTGGACGTGCGGGGGGCGACGGAGCGCGGGCTGCGCATTCGCCCGATCGAGAACATGGTGAACCACGAGACGAACGAACTCTTCTTTGAGGATGTCGAGGTCCCGGCGGAGAACCTGGTTGGCCGGGAGGGCGACGGCTTTCGGATCATATTGGACGGGATGAACGCCGAGCGGATCCTCATCGCCGCCGAGTGCATTGGGGACGGCTACTGGTTCCTGGACCGGGCGCGTCAGTACGCAAGCGAGCGGGTCGTCTTTGAGCGGCCGATCGGGCAGAACCAGGGGATCCAGTTCCCGATCGCCCGGGCGTATGCCAACGTGCGCGCGGCCGACCTGATGCGGTACGAGGCGGCGGCGCTATTCGATGCGGGTCGGCCGTGTGGGGCCGAAGCCAACATGGCGAAGTTGCTGGCGGCGGACGCCTCGTGGGAAGCGGCGAACACCTGCCTGCAGACCCACGGGGGGTTCGGCTTTGCCGCGGAATACGACGTGGAGCGCAAATTCCGGGAGACGCGGCTCTACCAGGTGGCGCCGGTCTCAACCAACCTCATCCTCTCCTACCTGGGCGAACACGTGCTCGGGATGCCCCGTTCGTTCTGA
- a CDS encoding CoA ester lyase, which yields MTLTRSMLFVPATQPAMMAKAARSAADAVCLDLEDAVAPALKAEARGEAVRALRELDFGGRLRIVRVNAVDTPWAARDLLAVMDGAAGRVDAIMLPKAGAARDIHFVDALLNQLDAAATSPRRVGIIAQIESAAGFVHVNAIAGASPRLTTLVFGAGDYAASMRMPLANIGMRDEFDAAVPGDRWHAVMHAIVAAARAHGLACWDGPYANYTDSAGLKEACRLARAMGFDGKQCIHPAQLAVTNSVFSPSEAEVTRAREVVAAWEAAQVGGQGAAGINGVMIDAVNVRMARTILSTHDAITLGAAQ from the coding sequence ATGACCCTGACACGCAGTATGTTGTTTGTCCCGGCGACGCAGCCGGCGATGATGGCGAAGGCGGCGCGGAGTGCCGCCGATGCGGTGTGCCTCGACCTCGAGGACGCGGTGGCGCCGGCGCTCAAGGCGGAGGCGCGCGGCGAGGCGGTGCGGGCCCTGCGCGAGCTGGACTTTGGGGGACGGCTGCGGATCGTGCGGGTCAATGCGGTCGATACGCCGTGGGCGGCCCGCGACCTGCTCGCCGTCATGGACGGCGCGGCCGGCCGCGTGGACGCCATCATGTTGCCCAAGGCTGGGGCCGCGCGCGACATCCACTTTGTGGACGCGCTGCTCAACCAGCTGGACGCTGCGGCAACGAGCCCGCGGCGCGTGGGGATCATCGCGCAGATCGAGTCCGCCGCGGGGTTCGTGCACGTGAATGCCATCGCGGGCGCCTCGCCGCGGCTCACGACCCTGGTCTTCGGGGCGGGGGACTACGCCGCCTCGATGCGCATGCCGCTGGCCAACATCGGCATGCGAGATGAGTTCGACGCTGCGGTGCCCGGCGACCGCTGGCACGCGGTGATGCATGCGATCGTCGCCGCCGCGCGTGCGCACGGACTGGCCTGCTGGGATGGTCCCTACGCCAACTACACGGACAGTGCAGGGCTCAAGGAGGCGTGTCGCCTGGCGCGCGCGATGGGCTTCGACGGCAAGCAGTGCATCCATCCGGCCCAGCTCGCCGTCACGAACTCCGTCTTTTCCCCGTCCGAAGCGGAAGTCACGCGTGCTCGCGAGGTCGTGGCGGCGTGGGAGGCGGCTCAGGTGGGCGGGCAGGGCGCCGCCGGGATCAACGGGGTCATGATCGATGCGGTGAACGTGCGGATGGCCCGCACCATCCTCTCGACGCACGACGCCATCACCCTGGGAGCCGCCCAATGA
- a CDS encoding MaoC family dehydratase encodes MSESGRCYEDFVVGAILRHPLGRTVTATDNTWFSLLTNNSNPIHFDRHYAAQTEFGQPLMNSTFTLALVVGLSVSDISRNAVNLGWQEVTLPNPVFEGDTIYAQSEVLSKRDSRSRPHMGIVEVKSTGYKQDGTVVIEFRRSVMVYKRGHAPERPNPVVAG; translated from the coding sequence ATGAGCGAATCCGGCCGATGTTATGAGGACTTTGTGGTTGGCGCCATCCTGCGCCACCCGCTGGGACGCACGGTAACCGCAACCGACAACACCTGGTTCTCCCTGCTCACCAACAACTCGAACCCGATCCACTTCGATCGACATTATGCTGCGCAGACCGAGTTCGGGCAGCCGCTGATGAACTCCACCTTCACCCTCGCGCTCGTGGTGGGCCTGTCGGTGAGTGACATCTCGCGGAACGCCGTCAACCTGGGCTGGCAGGAGGTGACGCTGCCCAACCCGGTCTTCGAGGGCGACACGATCTACGCGCAGTCGGAGGTCCTCTCGAAGCGCGACTCCAGGTCGCGCCCGCACATGGGGATCGTCGAGGTGAAGTCGACCGGGTACAAGCAGGACGGCACCGTGGTCATCGAGTTCCGGCGCAGCGTGATGGTGTACAAGCGCGGCCACGCCCCGGAGCGCCCCAACCCGGTGGTCGCCGGGTGA
- a CDS encoding CoA transferase, whose product MTRPLEGLRVIAVEQAVSAPFCTRQLADLGADVIKIERPGEGDFARGYDQVMHGESAYFAWLNRGKRSVELDIRAEPGRSQLGTLVRGADVFVHNLVPGAIERLGLGYDAVRADAPRLVWVGISGFGPDGPYRDRKAYDMLVQAEAGIVSMTGTPEAPAKVGISIADIGSGMYAYSSILAALLRRAQTGEGSRIDISMFECMTEWMTPPLYSWLGAGRVPARTGIRRNMIVPYGAYPCADGDVLFAIQSDGEFRRLATAVLLQAELADDPRFATNAVRLANRGLLEALIEASFVELTVDTVVERLDAAGLASARVNDVPAVAAHPQLVARDRWVTVDSPSGMLPALRPPHNIAGVDAPMGRVPALGEATQAVLGALEAQGRRS is encoded by the coding sequence GTGACGCGTCCCCTCGAGGGGCTACGCGTCATCGCGGTCGAGCAGGCGGTAAGCGCGCCGTTCTGCACTCGGCAGTTAGCCGACCTGGGCGCGGACGTCATCAAGATCGAGCGCCCGGGCGAGGGGGACTTTGCGCGCGGGTATGACCAGGTGATGCACGGAGAGTCGGCCTACTTTGCCTGGCTCAACCGCGGCAAGCGCAGTGTGGAGCTGGATATTCGCGCCGAGCCCGGGCGATCGCAGCTGGGTACGCTGGTGCGGGGCGCGGACGTCTTCGTGCACAATCTGGTCCCCGGGGCCATCGAGCGATTGGGACTGGGCTATGACGCGGTGCGGGCCGACGCCCCGCGGCTGGTCTGGGTAGGCATCTCCGGGTTTGGGCCGGATGGGCCGTATCGCGACCGGAAGGCCTATGACATGCTGGTCCAGGCCGAGGCGGGGATCGTCTCGATGACCGGCACGCCGGAGGCACCGGCCAAGGTGGGGATCAGTATCGCGGACATCGGGAGCGGGATGTACGCTTACTCGAGTATCCTCGCGGCGCTGTTACGCCGTGCGCAGACCGGGGAAGGGAGCCGCATCGACATCTCGATGTTTGAATGCATGACCGAGTGGATGACTCCACCGCTCTACAGCTGGCTCGGCGCCGGTCGCGTGCCCGCGCGAACAGGAATCCGTCGCAACATGATCGTGCCATACGGCGCGTATCCCTGCGCCGACGGCGACGTGTTGTTCGCCATCCAGAGTGACGGGGAGTTTCGTCGGTTGGCGACGGCGGTGCTGCTGCAGGCCGAGCTGGCCGACGACCCACGCTTCGCGACGAACGCCGTGCGCCTGGCCAACCGGGGGCTGCTCGAGGCCCTGATCGAGGCGTCGTTCGTCGAGCTGACTGTGGACACCGTCGTGGAACGGCTCGATGCGGCCGGGTTGGCCAGTGCGCGGGTGAATGATGTGCCGGCCGTCGCGGCGCACCCGCAACTCGTGGCGCGCGACCGCTGGGTGACGGTGGATAGCCCGTCGGGGATGCTCCCGGCCCTGCGTCCGCCGCACAACATCGCAGGGGTGGATGCACCCATGGGGCGCGTGCCGGCGTTAGGCGAGGCGACGCAGGCCGTGCTCGGCGCGCTGGAGGCTCAGGGCAGGCGCTCGTAG
- a CDS encoding DUF4168 domain-containing protein, protein MRGLLLLCLTVVTPVLAPSSADAQAGATVTTQPDSMTAFAKAWVAVTEIRDKAHAEMANPRTKKLEDQARMREQLRKDIAAALKAHGLTQQSFDRLTMLVSADDGQRKTFEAMVAELTSKKPTPTVP, encoded by the coding sequence ATGCGCGGCCTCCTCCTGCTCTGCTTGACGGTCGTCACCCCCGTCCTCGCCCCGTCCAGTGCCGACGCCCAGGCGGGCGCGACTGTCACCACCCAACCGGACTCCATGACCGCTTTCGCCAAGGCCTGGGTCGCCGTGACCGAGATCCGGGACAAGGCGCATGCAGAAATGGCCAATCCCCGGACCAAGAAGCTCGAGGACCAGGCGCGGATGCGAGAGCAGCTCCGCAAGGACATCGCCGCCGCGCTGAAGGCACACGGGCTCACGCAACAGTCCTTCGACCGTCTCACCATGCTGGTCAGCGCGGACGACGGCCAGCGAAAGACGTTCGAGGCCATGGTCGCCGAGCTGACGAGCAAGAAACCCACCCCAACGGTCCCCTGA
- a CDS encoding DUF1592 domain-containing protein, which produces MKTLVTTAAAVGALLFIPDLGVARPAPATSIRFTAPELNAVVKQYCQGCHSDRLKRGNLTLASFDVARPHESADVAEKVIGKLRTGMMPPPGSKRPSADTVAALIDALETQLDSAAMAHPDPGYRTFQRLNRPEYEAAIRDLLTLKVDASAYLPPDTKSENFDNIADVQTLSPMLLEGYLRAASDISWMAVGNPRATSAAATLTVPRTASQVDHVEGAPYGTRGGVSEVHVFPADGLYAFTLNFFHETTGAYAGGLVRGEAIEVSIDGERVALVHIDRHMHASDPNGVSMATDPVKVTAGPHRVSAAFIPPAFQGVVQDLISPLKWSLNSTSNATAYGFTLLPHLRDLVINGPVQTTGVSETPVRRHIFTCKPSSATATRPCARTILTRLATQAYRRPVVEKDIAALLALYDDGARNGGFENGVRNALEGILASPDFYFRFERAPATAKAGSAWKLRDVDLASRLAFFLWASPPDRELVTVAAAGRLSNPVVLERQVKRMLADPRAEALATRFAAQWLRLPDLAMVQPDVRQYPDFDEQLRDAMRKETELFFKSLVDEDKSAMELYTADYTYMNGRLAEHYGMPGVAGNEWRKVKYTDSRRGVLGHSSVLTLTSHATRTSAVERGKWVMEVLLNSPPPPPPPGVPDLEATPGNDGARILTVRERMEQHRKNPACSSCHKMMDPIGVALENYDATGRWRARDNGTPVDPRGELWDGSQAQSLSDLSTALTKRKEVLLRTFTRNLMAYAVGRRVEAHDMPTIRGIVRAAEQKDHKMSAYIMGIINSPAFRMQRSEPVADAKVTSP; this is translated from the coding sequence ATGAAGACCCTCGTGACGACCGCGGCCGCCGTTGGCGCGCTCCTGTTCATTCCGGACCTCGGTGTGGCTCGCCCGGCGCCAGCGACGAGCATCAGGTTCACGGCCCCTGAATTGAATGCGGTCGTCAAGCAGTATTGCCAGGGGTGCCACTCGGATCGCCTTAAGCGAGGCAACCTCACTCTTGCATCCTTCGACGTGGCCCGCCCGCACGAGAGTGCGGACGTCGCGGAGAAGGTGATCGGCAAGCTGCGGACGGGGATGATGCCCCCGCCGGGATCCAAACGACCGAGTGCGGACACGGTGGCGGCGCTGATCGATGCCCTGGAGACCCAGTTGGATTCGGCGGCGATGGCGCACCCCGATCCCGGCTATCGCACCTTTCAGCGACTGAACCGTCCCGAGTATGAAGCCGCAATCCGTGACCTGCTGACGCTCAAGGTGGATGCGTCCGCCTACCTGCCGCCGGACACGAAGAGCGAGAACTTCGACAACATCGCGGACGTGCAGACGCTTTCGCCGATGTTGCTGGAGGGGTACCTCCGCGCCGCATCGGACATCAGTTGGATGGCCGTGGGGAATCCGCGCGCGACCTCGGCGGCAGCCACGCTGACCGTGCCGCGGACCGCCTCGCAGGTTGACCACGTCGAGGGCGCGCCGTACGGGACGCGCGGCGGAGTCTCCGAGGTGCATGTCTTTCCGGCGGACGGCCTCTACGCGTTCACCTTGAACTTTTTCCACGAGACGACCGGCGCGTACGCTGGGGGCCTGGTGCGGGGAGAAGCCATCGAGGTCTCGATTGACGGAGAGCGCGTCGCGCTGGTGCACATCGATCGACACATGCATGCCTCGGATCCCAACGGGGTGTCCATGGCGACCGATCCGGTGAAGGTGACAGCGGGTCCGCATCGGGTGTCCGCCGCGTTCATCCCGCCAGCGTTCCAGGGGGTGGTGCAGGACCTGATCTCCCCGCTCAAGTGGTCACTGAACAGCACCTCCAACGCCACGGCGTACGGATTCACGCTCCTGCCGCACCTGCGCGACTTGGTGATCAATGGTCCGGTGCAGACGACCGGGGTTTCCGAGACGCCGGTGCGGCGCCACATCTTCACCTGCAAGCCGTCCAGCGCGACGGCAACGCGTCCGTGTGCGCGCACGATCCTCACGCGCCTGGCCACGCAGGCGTATCGTCGGCCGGTGGTCGAGAAGGATATCGCCGCCCTGTTGGCCCTCTACGATGACGGGGCACGCAACGGAGGCTTTGAGAACGGGGTCCGCAACGCGCTCGAGGGCATCCTGGCGTCACCGGACTTCTACTTCCGTTTCGAGCGGGCGCCGGCCACCGCGAAGGCGGGGAGCGCCTGGAAGTTACGGGACGTGGACCTGGCGTCGCGACTTGCCTTCTTCCTGTGGGCCTCGCCGCCCGATCGTGAGTTGGTGACGGTCGCAGCAGCCGGTCGGTTGTCGAACCCGGTAGTGCTGGAGCGTCAGGTGAAGCGCATGCTGGCCGATCCCCGCGCCGAGGCGCTGGCCACGCGGTTCGCGGCGCAGTGGCTGCGCCTGCCGGACTTGGCGATGGTCCAACCGGACGTCCGCCAGTACCCGGACTTTGATGAGCAGCTGCGCGACGCGATGCGCAAGGAGACCGAGCTCTTCTTTAAGAGCCTGGTCGACGAGGACAAGAGCGCGATGGAGTTGTACACGGCCGACTATACGTACATGAACGGACGCCTCGCCGAGCACTATGGGATGCCAGGCGTGGCGGGGAATGAGTGGCGGAAGGTGAAGTACACCGATAGTCGGCGCGGGGTGCTCGGACATTCCTCTGTCCTCACCCTCACCTCCCATGCGACGCGCACCTCGGCGGTCGAGCGCGGGAAGTGGGTGATGGAGGTGCTGCTCAACTCACCCCCGCCGCCCCCGCCACCGGGAGTGCCGGACCTCGAGGCGACTCCGGGGAACGACGGGGCGCGCATCCTGACCGTGCGTGAGCGGATGGAGCAGCACCGCAAGAACCCGGCATGTTCCTCGTGTCACAAGATGATGGACCCGATCGGCGTCGCCCTGGAGAATTACGATGCGACGGGCCGCTGGCGTGCGCGGGACAACGGCACCCCCGTCGACCCTCGCGGCGAATTGTGGGACGGGAGCCAGGCCCAGAGCCTCTCGGACCTGTCGACCGCGCTGACCAAGCGCAAGGAAGTGCTGCTCCGCACCTTTACCCGCAACCTGATGGCGTATGCGGTCGGGCGGCGCGTCGAGGCGCACGACATGCCGACGATTCGCGGCATCGTGCGCGCGGCGGAACAGAAGGACCACAAGATGTCCGCCTACATCATGGGGATCATCAACAGCCCCGCGTTCCGCATGCAGCGTTCGGAGCCGGTGGCCGACGCGAAGGTCACCAGTCCATGA
- a CDS encoding ankyrin repeat domain-containing protein — protein MIGLRALVAAAGFVLFTTASLPVTPLADAAMRRDAATVRALVARGADVNAAQGDGMTALHWAARFNQVEVANLLLRARANVSAATRIGGYTPLHVAAENGAGEVVALLVKAGANPNAAGSVGVTPLHLAALYGDARAVKALLDAKATVDAREPQWGQTPLMIAAAKGRLEAVKLLLAAGADHKVAAKAMDVMASAAIDRQSKQRRNQVLAEAREQEGAKDKAGWQPKPSVVQKAVQAAMQVDNQVATAAALDGAAQARAAEEQRLMAQGGPGLDDDAPGYTELIGAQGGLTSMLLAVREGHVPVVKALVEAGADINQVSAGDKSSPLLMATINGHYDLALELIKAGANPNLYSDAGAGPLYAVLNKEWAPTTRTPQPAFQLRQSSTYLDVVAALLKAGANPNARLKRSLWYTTYNRDNLRVDFAGATPLFRAAYATDVEAMKLLVAAGADPAVATIRPAPRARRGDPAASATGAMPAAPRTDPSGLPAVPDGGPGVYLLHAAAGVGYGQGFAANDHRHVPDGWLPAVKYIVEVLGADVNARDYSGYTAVHHAASRGDNEMIKYLVSKGADVTAVSRSGQTTADMANGPVQRINPYPETVQLLMSLGSKNNNKCVSC, from the coding sequence ATGATTGGTTTGCGCGCATTGGTTGCGGCTGCAGGATTCGTGTTGTTCACCACGGCGTCCCTGCCAGTCACCCCGCTGGCGGACGCCGCGATGCGGCGCGACGCGGCGACGGTGCGTGCCCTGGTGGCCCGCGGCGCCGACGTGAATGCGGCGCAGGGCGACGGGATGACGGCGCTCCACTGGGCCGCGCGATTCAACCAGGTGGAGGTCGCGAACCTCTTGCTGCGTGCCAGGGCCAATGTGTCGGCCGCCACGCGCATCGGAGGCTATACCCCCCTGCACGTTGCCGCCGAGAATGGGGCGGGTGAGGTCGTCGCCCTGCTGGTCAAGGCGGGCGCCAATCCGAATGCAGCCGGATCGGTGGGGGTGACCCCGCTACATCTGGCCGCCCTCTACGGGGATGCGCGCGCCGTGAAGGCGTTGCTCGATGCGAAGGCCACGGTGGATGCACGTGAGCCGCAGTGGGGCCAGACGCCCCTGATGATCGCGGCGGCCAAGGGGCGGCTGGAAGCCGTGAAGCTCCTCCTCGCGGCTGGTGCAGACCATAAGGTGGCGGCGAAGGCGATGGACGTCATGGCGTCCGCCGCGATCGACCGACAGTCGAAACAACGGCGCAACCAGGTGCTGGCGGAAGCGCGTGAACAGGAAGGGGCGAAAGACAAGGCCGGTTGGCAACCGAAGCCCAGCGTGGTCCAGAAAGCGGTGCAAGCCGCCATGCAGGTTGACAACCAGGTCGCAACCGCCGCCGCCCTCGACGGCGCCGCCCAGGCGCGTGCCGCCGAAGAGCAGCGGCTGATGGCGCAGGGCGGGCCCGGACTCGACGACGACGCCCCGGGATACACCGAACTGATCGGGGCCCAGGGTGGCCTTACCTCGATGCTGCTCGCGGTCCGCGAGGGACATGTGCCCGTCGTGAAGGCGCTGGTCGAGGCAGGGGCCGACATCAACCAGGTGAGCGCGGGGGACAAGTCCTCTCCGCTCCTCATGGCGACGATCAATGGCCACTACGACCTCGCCCTCGAATTGATCAAGGCCGGCGCCAACCCGAACCTGTATTCGGACGCAGGCGCCGGGCCGCTTTATGCCGTGTTGAACAAGGAGTGGGCGCCCACGACCCGCACGCCACAGCCCGCTTTCCAGCTGCGCCAGTCGAGCACCTATCTCGACGTTGTCGCCGCGTTGCTCAAGGCCGGCGCCAACCCCAACGCGCGCCTCAAGCGGTCGTTGTGGTACACCACCTACAACCGCGACAACTTGCGTGTGGACTTCGCCGGTGCCACGCCACTGTTCCGGGCCGCCTATGCCACGGACGTTGAGGCGATGAAGCTGCTGGTTGCGGCCGGGGCAGATCCTGCGGTGGCGACAATCCGTCCGGCGCCACGCGCACGTCGCGGCGATCCCGCGGCGAGTGCCACTGGGGCCATGCCAGCGGCACCGCGCACGGACCCTTCGGGGCTCCCCGCGGTTCCGGACGGAGGCCCCGGCGTGTACCTGCTGCACGCCGCAGCTGGGGTTGGCTACGGACAGGGATTTGCCGCCAACGATCACCGCCATGTACCCGATGGCTGGCTGCCTGCGGTGAAGTACATCGTGGAGGTGCTTGGCGCTGACGTCAACGCCCGGGACTACAGCGGCTACACCGCGGTCCACCACGCCGCGTCCCGCGGCGACAACGAGATGATCAAGTACCTGGTCTCCAAGGGTGCTGACGTCACGGCGGTGTCACGCTCGGGCCAGACGACGGCGGACATGGCGAACGGCCCGGTACAGCGCATCAATCCGTATCCCGAGACCGTGCAACTGCTGATGAGCCTCGGCTCGAAGAACAACAACAAGTGCGTGAGCTGCTGA
- a CDS encoding cytochrome c has product MMKTRVIRGLAALAAFTAVACSRGGSAGGAPTPSGASAMAMPADVTPSNVALGDSLFNNGGCMRCHGAKGIGGANGPALNDAQWVQLKTGAYDEIVGIITSGVPAANIKDPSRKNPMGARGGRMALTDPQIKAVAAYVYSISRK; this is encoded by the coding sequence ATGATGAAGACCCGTGTGATCCGCGGCCTGGCCGCGTTGGCGGCATTCACCGCCGTCGCCTGCAGCCGCGGTGGCTCGGCCGGTGGCGCGCCGACCCCGTCCGGCGCGAGTGCGATGGCCATGCCGGCCGACGTGACCCCGTCCAACGTTGCGTTAGGCGACTCGCTGTTCAACAATGGCGGCTGCATGCGCTGTCACGGTGCCAAGGGCATCGGTGGCGCGAACGGCCCCGCGCTCAACGACGCCCAGTGGGTCCAGCTCAAGACTGGAGCCTATGACGAAATCGTCGGGATCATCACGAGTGGGGTGCCCGCCGCGAACATCAAGGATCCGTCGCGCAAGAACCCGATGGGAGCACGCGGTGGTCGCATGGCGCTGACCGACCCGCAGATCAAGGCGGTCGCGGCCTACGTCTACTCAATTTCGAGGAAGTAG
- a CDS encoding creatininase family protein, whose amino-acid sequence MRRLLLTSLAALAITRGAGAQPTLGAPFIEAMTWTEVRDAITGGKKTIIIPIGGTEQNGPHMIMGKHNYIVTFAAGEIARVLGDALVAPTLQYVPEGDYNRPGFGDKPGVITLPSPSYDRLLDAAVRSLKVHGFTNILLIGDSGGNQAGMTAVANTVNAEWAGSGVKVYALVDYYQKGRILIRDYLQQKYGWDNATVGSHAGTSDTSQLLYVHAAGIRKGKLAPSGGSPDSGVNGDPTKASAEIGKVAIDFKVNAAVEQFRAMAK is encoded by the coding sequence ATGCGACGACTGCTACTCACCTCCCTCGCTGCGCTCGCCATCACTCGCGGGGCCGGTGCCCAACCCACGCTCGGCGCCCCATTCATCGAGGCGATGACCTGGACCGAAGTCCGCGATGCCATCACCGGGGGCAAGAAGACGATCATCATCCCGATCGGCGGCACCGAGCAGAACGGCCCCCACATGATCATGGGGAAGCACAATTACATCGTCACCTTCGCCGCCGGCGAGATCGCCCGTGTCCTTGGCGATGCGCTCGTGGCGCCCACGCTCCAGTACGTGCCCGAAGGTGACTACAACCGCCCGGGGTTTGGCGACAAGCCCGGGGTGATCACGCTCCCCTCCCCCAGCTACGACCGCCTGCTGGACGCCGCGGTGCGCAGCCTCAAGGTGCACGGCTTCACGAACATCCTGCTGATCGGCGACAGCGGCGGAAACCAGGCCGGGATGACGGCGGTGGCGAACACCGTGAACGCCGAATGGGCCGGGAGCGGCGTGAAGGTCTACGCCCTGGTGGACTATTACCAGAAGGGTCGCATCCTGATTCGTGATTACCTGCAGCAGAAGTACGGCTGGGACAACGCGACGGTCGGGAGCCACGCGGGCACGAGCGATACGTCACAGCTGCTCTATGTCCACGCGGCCGGAATCCGGAAGGGCAAGCTGGCGCCGAGTGGCGGGAGCCCGGACTCCGGGGTGAACGGTGACCCGACCAAGGCGTCCGCCGAGATCGGGAAGGTGGCGATCGACTTCAAGGTGAACGCGGCGGTGGAGCAGTTCAGGGCGATGGCGAAGTAG
- a CDS encoding creatininase family protein, producing MRLPLLLATLASLGAATATAQRPPDTVFLEDLTWDEIRDLQKAGTRTVIVGTAGQEQKGPHMVMGEHKYVLTWTTEKIARAVGKALVAPIITYVPEGSWENPRGHMAMAGTITLPEDRFKELLTHTAKSLKAGGFTHIILIGDSGGNQRGMSDVATALNAEWAGSARVHFIGDYYTKAGEDMRKWLNGQGFASDQIGSHAGMLDTSELMYVNAKLLRPDKFAMNGGFQGSGVSGDPTKASAKIGEGLLKIKVDNAVAQIRASMAAAGQED from the coding sequence ATGCGACTGCCCCTCCTGCTTGCCACCCTCGCCTCGCTCGGCGCGGCGACGGCCACCGCCCAACGCCCCCCGGATACGGTCTTCCTCGAGGACCTGACCTGGGACGAGATCCGCGACTTGCAGAAGGCCGGTACGCGCACCGTTATCGTCGGCACCGCCGGTCAGGAGCAGAAGGGGCCGCACATGGTGATGGGCGAGCACAAGTACGTCCTCACCTGGACAACCGAGAAGATCGCCCGAGCGGTCGGCAAGGCACTCGTGGCCCCTATCATCACGTATGTCCCCGAGGGATCGTGGGAAAACCCCCGCGGGCACATGGCGATGGCCGGGACGATCACCTTGCCGGAGGACCGCTTCAAGGAACTTCTCACCCACACCGCCAAAAGCCTTAAGGCAGGAGGATTTACGCACATCATCCTCATTGGCGACTCCGGCGGCAACCAGCGCGGAATGTCCGATGTCGCGACCGCGCTCAATGCCGAGTGGGCGGGGAGCGCGCGGGTCCACTTCATCGGCGACTACTACACCAAGGCCGGCGAGGACATGCGGAAGTGGCTCAACGGACAGGGCTTCGCGAGTGATCAGATCGGAAGCCACGCCGGGATGCTGGACACCTCCGAGCTGATGTATGTCAACGCCAAGTTGCTCCGGCCGGACAAGTTTGCCATGAACGGTGGATTCCAGGGGAGCGGGGTCAGCGGCGACCCGACCAAGGCCAGTGCGAAGATCGGGGAAGGCCTGCTGAAGATCAAAGTGGACAACGCGGTCGCGCAGATTCGCGCATCGATGGCCGCCGCCGGCCAGGAGGACTGA